A region from the Streptomyces lydicus genome encodes:
- the rpmF gene encoding 50S ribosomal protein L32 has protein sequence MAVPKRKMSRSNTRHRRAQWKATTPQLVPVTVDGTAHLVPQRLAKAYERGLLRPES, from the coding sequence ATGGCCGTACCCAAGCGCAAGATGTCCCGCAGCAACACCCGCCACCGCCGCGCCCAGTGGAAGGCCACCACTCCGCAGCTCGTGCCGGTCACCGTGGACGGCACCGCCCACCTCGTCCCGCAGCGCCTGGCCAAGGCGTACGAACGCGGGCTGCTGCGCCCCGAGAGCTGA
- a CDS encoding cytochrome P450: protein MATAAHLTAPPTAPGRLPLIGHALEMWRRPLEFLDSLTAYDQIVAVYLGPTPTYVLAGPEVVDRVMVADAGHFAKGRSFEKLRDYLGEGLATSEGPFHLRQRRLMQPAFHHRQIDHYARAMARLAEERVASWQAGQVVDVTQEMVDLSLAIVTSTLFSTALDEHIAADIRHDVPVVLRGVYHRAIDPTGLWQKLPTPGNRRLAAAHDRLRRAIDHLIRTRRTGLTAEQSDLLSMLLQAQDADSGNTMTDQQVYDELITLLVAGTETVAGGLAWLFHELGRHPAVDRELHEELRTRSGEAPSFEHLDHLPYTRRVVEEALRMRNPGGVTMRRATTEVELAGYRFPPGAEFMFSALVLHRNPHHFHDPLKFRPDRWLPGQKAAPRGAFLPFGAGRHRCIGEAFARAEMTTVVAAVARRWRLEPLPETQVRGVMTSTNHPANLLMRVAPREVG from the coding sequence ATGGCCACCGCCGCTCACCTCACGGCTCCTCCCACCGCTCCCGGACGCCTTCCGCTGATCGGCCACGCACTCGAAATGTGGCGGCGCCCCCTGGAATTCCTCGATTCCCTCACCGCGTACGACCAGATCGTCGCCGTCTACCTGGGCCCCACACCGACCTACGTCCTCGCCGGACCTGAGGTCGTCGACCGGGTGATGGTCGCCGACGCCGGCCATTTCGCAAAGGGCCGCTCCTTCGAGAAGCTCCGCGACTACCTCGGCGAGGGCCTCGCCACCTCCGAAGGACCCTTCCACCTCCGCCAGCGGCGCCTGATGCAACCGGCCTTCCATCACCGGCAGATCGATCACTACGCGCGAGCCATGGCGCGGCTGGCCGAAGAACGAGTCGCCTCCTGGCAGGCCGGACAGGTCGTCGACGTCACCCAGGAGATGGTCGACCTCTCCCTCGCCATCGTCACCTCCACGCTGTTCTCGACCGCACTCGACGAGCACATTGCCGCGGACATCCGCCACGACGTGCCCGTCGTGCTCCGCGGCGTGTACCACCGGGCCATCGATCCGACCGGCCTTTGGCAGAAGCTCCCCACTCCTGGCAACCGCCGCCTTGCGGCCGCACACGACCGACTGCGCCGGGCCATCGATCACCTCATCCGCACCCGGCGCACCGGCCTCACCGCCGAGCAGTCGGACCTGCTGTCGATGCTCCTGCAGGCCCAGGACGCCGACAGCGGCAACACCATGACCGACCAACAGGTCTACGACGAACTCATCACCCTGTTGGTGGCCGGCACGGAGACAGTGGCAGGCGGGCTGGCATGGCTCTTCCACGAGCTGGGCCGGCACCCCGCCGTCGACCGGGAACTCCACGAGGAGCTGCGGACGCGGAGCGGAGAGGCGCCCTCGTTCGAACACCTCGACCATCTCCCGTATACGCGGCGGGTGGTGGAGGAGGCGCTGCGCATGCGCAACCCCGGAGGCGTCACGATGCGACGAGCGACCACGGAGGTCGAACTCGCGGGCTACCGGTTTCCCCCAGGTGCCGAGTTCATGTTCAGCGCCCTCGTCCTGCACCGGAACCCGCATCACTTCCACGACCCCTTGAAGTTCCGTCCCGACCGCTGGCTGCCCGGCCAGAAGGCCGCTCCCCGCGGCGCATTCCTTCCCTTCGGCGCCGGACGGCACAGGTGTATCGGTGAAGCGTTCGCGCGCGCGGAAATGACCACGGTGGTCGCGGCCGTGGCGCGCCGGTGGCGTCTGGAGCCGCTCCCGGAGACGCAGGTACGGGGAGTCATGACATCTACCAACCACCCCGCCAACCTCCTGATGAGAGTCGCTCCTCGCGAAGTGGGGTGA
- a CDS encoding oxygenase MpaB family protein has product MATADLPGPDSLLRRTLGEWRIGLVAWRLLVLQTADPAVAAGMAHFSTYRAHPWRRIEHTMDSGKRLFFSDREGLRREVARLERTHRRLAGTDEQGRPFTALDPAVRVWVLVTLYECMTAMRELSGRPLTPPELDQMYGEFRAVCSEFGLSDDLLPATAADVPAYMDRTIRERLEYSEPVRYLLFDMLREAPAPRRLGHLKPAWPLVRTVAAHVIGALTTADLPEAFRERFNVPRTRRAALLSFLLHRGTRVLMDVLPEHRRYRTPPAGNSSTSQPPTASTDRPSPPEASPVRLPAPRRRKGADCRPARLRTFFHQVLDQTGDGRISSADLQAMARNVCWPLELTPECEARVYAAFETWWQHLRTGMDADDDGQVTCEEFVTAMLTGIDAGPGYLEQGVLVAVRAIFHAADTDGSGHLCADEYRTIFGGSRVHPAELNHGFRQLDHDGDGRITEDEFVQAFTDYFTARTDNTAGSQLLGRP; this is encoded by the coding sequence TTGGCTACCGCTGATCTTCCCGGTCCTGATTCGCTGCTGCGCCGCACGCTGGGGGAGTGGCGGATCGGGTTGGTGGCGTGGCGGCTGCTGGTTCTGCAGACCGCGGATCCGGCGGTCGCCGCCGGCATGGCTCACTTCTCCACCTACCGCGCGCACCCGTGGCGGCGTATCGAGCACACCATGGACAGCGGGAAGCGGCTGTTCTTCTCCGACCGCGAAGGGCTACGCCGTGAGGTTGCCCGTCTGGAGCGCACGCACCGCCGTCTGGCCGGGACCGACGAGCAGGGCAGGCCGTTCACCGCGTTGGACCCGGCGGTGCGGGTGTGGGTACTGGTCACCTTGTACGAGTGCATGACGGCGATGCGGGAACTGTCCGGACGCCCGCTGACGCCGCCTGAACTGGATCAGATGTACGGAGAATTCCGAGCGGTGTGTTCCGAGTTCGGCCTCTCCGACGACCTGCTCCCGGCCACCGCCGCGGACGTGCCCGCGTACATGGACCGCACGATCCGCGAGCGCCTCGAATACAGCGAACCCGTGCGCTACCTGCTCTTCGACATGCTCCGTGAAGCACCCGCACCGCGCCGCCTCGGCCACCTGAAGCCGGCCTGGCCGCTTGTGCGCACGGTGGCTGCCCACGTGATCGGTGCGCTGACCACCGCGGACCTGCCGGAAGCCTTCCGGGAGCGCTTCAACGTGCCCCGCACCCGCCGTGCGGCCCTGCTGTCCTTCCTCCTGCACCGTGGCACGCGCGTGCTGATGGATGTGCTGCCCGAACACCGCCGCTACCGCACCCCGCCGGCGGGCAACTCCTCGACTTCGCAGCCCCCCACCGCCTCCACCGACCGTCCTTCCCCGCCGGAGGCAAGCCCTGTCCGGCTTCCCGCACCACGCCGCCGCAAGGGTGCCGATTGCCGCCCGGCGCGTCTGCGCACCTTCTTCCACCAGGTCCTCGACCAGACCGGCGACGGCCGCATCAGCTCGGCCGATCTGCAGGCCATGGCGCGCAACGTGTGCTGGCCGCTCGAACTCACCCCTGAGTGTGAAGCCCGCGTCTATGCCGCCTTCGAGACCTGGTGGCAGCACCTGCGGACCGGCATGGACGCTGACGACGACGGACAGGTGACCTGCGAGGAGTTCGTCACCGCCATGCTCACCGGGATCGACGCCGGGCCGGGCTACCTTGAGCAGGGGGTGCTGGTCGCAGTGCGGGCGATCTTCCACGCTGCGGACACCGACGGCAGCGGACACCTGTGCGCCGATGAGTACCGCACGATCTTCGGCGGCTCCCGGGTCCACCCCGCCGAACTCAACCACGGCTTCCGCCAACTCGACCACGATGGAGACGGCCGCATCACCGAAGACGAATTCGTCCAGGCCTTCACCGACTACTTCACCGCCCGCACCGACAACACGGCCGGCAGCCAACTCCTCGGACGCCCATAG